Within Acidobacteriota bacterium, the genomic segment AACGTCAACGGCGGGTGGTACATGAGCTGACGGACCATGGGACCCGGACGAAGGACCGGGCCCGAGGACCGAGGACCATCACTTATGCATCACGATCAGGTGCTCTCCGTATTCCGCGACTCCGGCGCCCTGCTGGAAGGACACTTCAAGCTCACGTCGGGCCTGCACAGCTCCGGGTACCTGCAGTGCGCGCTCGTTCTCCAGCATCCCGCGCACGCCGAACGTCTCGGCGCGGCGCTCGCCGCGCATTTCGACGGCGCCAGCGCCACCGCGGTGCTTTCGCCAGCCTTGGGCGGTCTCATCATCGGGCACGAGATCGCGCGCGCGCTCGGCGTCCGTGCGCTCTTCGCCGAACGGGTGGACGGCAAACTGGCCCTCCGGCGCGGCTTCACCCTCTCGTCCAGCGACCGCGTGCTCGTCGTCGAAGACGTCGTCACGACCGGCGGATCCACGCGCGAGACCATCGCGGTCGCCGAAGCCGCCGGCGCGGCCGTCGTGGGCGCCGGGTCGATCGTCGATCGCAGCGGCGGGCAGTCCGCGCTCGGTGTCCGCCACGTCTCGCTGCTCACGCTCACGCTCCCGACGTACGAACCCGCGATCTGCCCGCTCTGCGCAGCCGGCACGCCAGCCGTGAAACCCGGATCCAGAACGTAGACGCGGCACCACGATCGCGCCGGCACCTTCGGGATTCCTGGAACCGTCCAGCCCGCATACGCCGCTGCGAACCGCCATGCGCACGCTGAAGTTGACGGTGGCCTACGACGGCACGAACTACGTCGGCTGGCAACGCCAGGTGAACGGCATCTCGGTGCAACAGATGATCGAAGACGCCTTTGCTCCGCTGGCCGGCACGACGCCCGGCCCCGGCGTCGCCGGCGCGGGGCGCACCGATGCCGGCGTCCACGCCGCCGCGCAGGTCGCGAGCGTGAACGTGGACTTCGATCACCCGGCCGACGCCGTGCTGCGCGCGCTCAACGTGCGGCTGCCGCCGGACATCCGCGTCATGTCGGTCGAGGAGGCGCCGCTCGGGTTTCACGCGCGCTTTCACGCGCGCGGCAAAGCGTACCGCTACCGGGTCGTGACGACGTCGATCCTGTCGCCGTTCGATCGGCTGTTCGTCTCTCACGCGCCGGGAACACGCGACGTGGACGCGATGCGCGAGGGGGCCAGGCTGCTCGTCGGGCGTCACGACTTCGCGTCGTTCCAAGCGCGCGGGTCGGCGCCGCAGCACACGGTCCGCGACATCGAACGGCTCGACGTCGACGCTCGGCCCGACGAGATCGTCTTCGACATCACCGGCAACGGCTTCCTGCGCCACATGGCGCGAACCCTGGTCGGCACGCTGATGGAGGTCGGCGAGGGCCTCAGGCCTCCAGCTTCCATGCGGGCCGTGCTCGCCGCGCGCGACCGGCGCGCGGCCGGCAGAACGATGCCGGCGAGCGGCCTGACGCTCATGGCGGTGCGGTACCGGTGAGCCGGGCGACGACCCCATTTCCGCCCGATAACTGCTAAGATCCTGGCCGAGAAATGCCGCTACCGGAGATGATCGCCGCGGTGTCGCCGGGATCGAAGGAGGAGGCGCTCCTCCGGCGCCTGGACTTCGACCGCCTCCCGAGGCACATCGCGATCATCATGGACGGCAACGGCCGCTGGGCCGAGAGCCGCCACCTGCCCCGCGTGGAAGGGCACCGCGCCGGCATCGACGCCGTCCGGTCCACCGTCGAGACGTCGGCGCGTCTGGGCATCGCGGTTCTCACGCTCTACGCGTTCTCCGTCGAGAACTGGAAGCGCCCGGACACCGAGATCTCGGCGCTCATGAGCCTGCTCAAGCAGTACCTGAGGCTGGAGCTCAGAACGCTGCTCAGGAACAACATCCGGTTCCACGTCATCGGCCAGCGGGATCGGCTGGATCCCGACGTGCGCGACGAGCTGGCGGACGCCGAGGCGCGCACCGCGGGGAACACCGGCATGCTGTTCAACATCGCGTTGAGCTACGGCGGCCGCGCGGAAATCGTCGACGCAGCGCGGCGCGCGATTCGCGACGGCATCGATCCGGACGCGCTCGACGAAGCCGCGTTCAGCGCGCGGCTCTACACCGCCGGTCAGCCGGATCCGGATCTGCTGATCCGCACGAGCGGCGAGATGCGGGTCAGCAACTTCCTCCTCTGGCAGATCGCCTACGCCGAGATCTGGGTGACCGACGCGCTCTGGCCGGATTTCCGTACGCAGCACCTGCTCGCCGCCGTCCTCGACTACCAGAAGCGCGACCGGCGCTACGGCGCGATCCCGCCCGCTGTCGGAGCGGGGAAGCAGTAGAGTCGCGTCGGCAATGACAAGGGTCGCTTCCGCGCTGGTTCTCGGCGCTGTCGTTGGACTCACGCTCTGGGTGCTGCCGCCCTGGGCCACTGCCGTGCTGGCGTGCGCGGCGGCCGTCGTCGCCGGCCTGGAGATCGCGGGACTGTCCGCGCGCGCCGAGGCGGCCGTGCCGGCGGCGTTTCTCTCGACCGGCGCGGCGGCGTTGCTCCTGGCCGTGGCGGCGACGAGCCGGCACGCGCCGGCGGCGGACGCACCCGTGGCCGTCCTGCTCGCGCTCGTCGTGGGCGGCGGTGCCGTCGCGCTGACGCTCGGACCGCCGTCCCACGCGACGCTGACACGAGCTGCCGTCCTCGTCATGGCGCCCGTGTACGTCGGGGCGCCGCTCGGCGCGCTCGTCTGGGTGCAATGGGCGATGGGACCCGCCGCGACGACCTGGCTCGTCGCCACGCTGGCGGCCAGCGACATCACGCAGTACTACGTCGGACGCCGCTTCGGGCGCACGCGCCTGGCGCCCGCCGTCAGCCCGGCCAAGACCAACGAAGGCGCGATCGGCGGCGTGTCGGCCGCGACGATCGCCGGGGTCGTCCTGGGACCGCTGTGCGTCGGCACATCGCCGCTCATGGGCGGCCTGGTCGCGCTGGTGGTGGCGATGTTCGGGATCGCCGGAGACCTGTTCGAATCGCTGCTCAAGCGCAGCGCCGGCGCGAAGGACGCGTCCGCGCTCATCCCCGGACATGGCGGCGTGCTCGATCGGCTCGACAGCTATCTCTTCGCTGCCCCGGTCTTCTTCCTTTTCCTCCGCTACGTCATCTGACGGACGCCGGCCGCCGCATGAAGCGCATCGCCATTCTTGGTTCGACCGGCTCCATCGGCCAGAGCGCGCTCGCCGTCGTGGCGGCCCATCCCGATCGCCTGCAGGTCGTGACGCTGGCCGCCGGCGAAAACGCTTCGCTGCTCGCCGAACAGGCGGCAGCGTTTCGCCCGGCCGCCCTCGGCGTCGCCACCGAGGCCGCGCTCGTCGATCTCGAGGAGCGGCTGGCGCCGGACTCCGGCGTCGAGATCCTTCCGCCGGGACGCGAAGGGCTCATCGCCGCGGCGACGCACCCCGACGTCGATCTCGTGCTGTGCGCCTCGTCCGGCACGGCCGGCTTGGAGGCGGCGCTCGCCGCGATCGAAGCCGGCAAAGCGCTCGCCCTCGCGAACAAGGAAGTGCTCGTCATGGCCGGCGCGGTGATGGTTCAGGCCGCCCTGCGGCGCGGCGTCGCCATCCTCCCGGTCGACAGCGAGCACAACGCCATCCACCAGTGTCTGGACGGACGCAACCTGTCGGACGTGCGGCGGCTGATTCTGACGGCCTCCGGCGGGCCGTTCCGCACGCTGCCGACGAGCGCCCTCGCCAGGGTGACGTTCGAGGACGCGCTGCGCCATCCGACCTGGCGGATGGGACGCAAGATCACGATCGACTCGGCGACGCTCATGAACAAGGGCCTGGAGGTCATCGAGGCGCGCTGGCTGTTCGGGACGCCGGCGCGGGCGATCGACGTGGTCGTGCACCCGCAGTCCGTCGTGCACTCGATGGTCGAGTTCCGCGACGGGTCGGTGCTCGCGCAGCTCGGCGTCACCGACATGCGACTGCCCATCCAGTACGCCTTCTCGTATCCCGAGCGCTGGTCGGCGCCGCTGCCTCCGCTCGACCTCACGCGGCTCGGCGCGCTGGAATTCGCGCCGCCCGATCTCGATCGCTTTCCCTGTCTCCGCCTCGCCTACGCGGCGCTCGAACACGGCGGCGTGGCGCCCGTGGTCTTGAACGCGGCCAACGAGATGGCGGTGGAGGCGTTCCTCGCCGGCGGGATCAGCTTCCCCATGATTCCCGCGGTCATCGAGCGAGCGCTCGACGCCGCGGGCCGCCAGACGGGCGAGTTGCGGTCGATCGCCGAGATCCGCGAGGCCGACGCGTGGGCCCGCGAATACTCGGCCGAAACCATCAGTACGCTACCATCGTCGTAGGATCCGATGACCACGCTGCTGTCGTTCCTGTTCGTGCTGGGCGTGCTCGTCTTCGTGCACGAACTCGGGCACTTCCTCGTGGCCCGCTGGCACGGTGTGCGGGTGCTCGCCTTCTCGCTGGGCTTCGGTCCGAAGATCGCCAAGGTGGTCCGCGGCGGCACCGAGTACTGCATCAGCCTCGTGCCGCTCGGCGGGTACGTGAAGCTCGCGGGCGAGAACGCCGAAGAGCACCAGGCGCCCGCGCCCGACGAGTTCATGGCGAAGAGCAAGTGGGTGCGCTTCCAGGTGTACGTCGCCGGGCCGATCATGAACATCGCGCTCGCGCTGATCCTCGGCACGTTCGTGCTCAGCCAGGGCGCCGACGAGCCTCTGTACAAGAGCGCGCCGCCGGTCGTCGGCACGGTCGTCGCGGACAGCCCGGCCGCACGCGCCGGCCTCGAGGCCGGCGACCTCGTGGTGAGCATCGACGGCAAGCCGGCCTCGACCTGGGATGACGTGGAGCTGGCCGTGCTGCCCAGAGCAGGCCGCGAGCTCGCCATCGTCGCGCAACGCGGAGGCGAGCGGCTGCAGGTGACGCTCACGGCCGCGGCACGCGGCGAGTTCGAAGCCGGCGACATCGGCATTCGCCCGGTGCTCCGGCCGCAGATCACGCAGGTGAATCCGGACAGCCCGGCCGAGAAAGGCGGGCTGCGGCCCGGCGACGTGCTCGTCGCCCTGAACGGCGAGCCGGCCTTGCTCCGCGAGGCGACGATCGAGCGCATCCGCAGCAGCGCGAACACGCCGCTCGTGCTCACCGTCGAGCGCGAGGGAACGCGTCACGACGCGACGGTCGTGCCGCAGGGCGCGCCAGGCGCCGCGTTGATCGGCGTGTCGATCAGCGCCTTCGAGGTCAGGCGCATCGATCCGACGCTCGCGCAGGCCGTTCGCCTGAGCCTGGAGCAGAACTGGGAGCACACGCGGCTCATCGGCAGCACGCTGCGCGGGCTCTTCACGCGCGACACGCCAGTGCGCCAGCTCATGGGCCCGGTCGGCATCGCGCAACTGTCCGGGACCGCGGCCGAAGTGGGCTGGACGGCGCTCTTCGGCCTGATGGCGATGATCAGCTTGAACCTGGGCCTGCTGAACCTCATGCCCGTGCCGGTGCTCGACGGTGGCCACATCGCGATCCTGGCCGTCGAAGGGCTGGCGCGCCGCGACCTCAGCCCGCGCGTGAAGGAACGGATCCTGATGACCGGCGCGTCGCTGGTCGTGCTGCTGATGGTGACGGTGATCTACAACGACATCGCGCGGCTGTTCCGCTGACAGGCGCGCGACGAGGTGACCGCGGTCACCTCTCCAGCAGCGCCGCTGCCTTGACGGACGCGCCGATCAACCCGGCGCCCGCATTCAGCACCACTTTCACGGGCACGTCCTGCAGTAGCGGCGTCATCGGCCCCTTCGCGAGAAACGCCTCCATGAACGAACCGGCCTCCAACGCGGGCAGAATCTTCGGCGCGATGCCGCCGCCGATGTAGATGCCGCCAATGGCCAGCGCGCGCAGCGCGACATTGCCGGTCTCCGCGCCATAGGCAGATACGAACATCCCGAGCGCTTCCTCGCACCAGTGACACGTCCGCTCCAACGCCGCGGCCGTGACGTCGGCGGCGCGGTCGCGCTCCTCGCCCTGAGCCCTCGCGCCGAGGTCGGCGGCGACGACCGGGCAAGCGGATTTCGCTCGATCGGACGCATGGGTGAACTGGAACAGGTTCACGATGCCGGGTCCCGAGAGCACGGCCTCGACCTCGGCACGCCCGTATTCCCGCGTCAAGTGCTCGACCAGCTCGAGCTCGCGCCGGGTCCGCGCGGCGAAGTCGGCGTGGCCCGATTCGGAAGCCGACGGCACCAGCCGGCCGTTCACGCGCGGGATGTGCGACGCGTTCAGCCCCGTGCCGGCGGCAATGAGCGCGCAATTGCCCGCGGCGGCTGGCCGCCCGGCCTGGAGCACGCACAGCTCGTCGGCTTCGAGCACCGACACCGAGTACGCCATCGACTCCAGATCGTTCAGGAGCGCCGCCGGACAGCCGCCGAGCGCCCGCGAGATCTCGTCGAGATCCGCGGTCCAGTCGACGTTGGTCAACGTCGCACGCAGACCCTCGACCGGCCCGGCGACACCCGCGGCGATCGCCTGCACCGCCGGACGATCGACGTCCGCGAGGAACGCGTGGACGATTTCCGAGAGCGTCGAGTAATCCTGAGTGGCATACACTCGTGTGGCGAGAGCGACAGGCCGCACGCCGCCTGGACGAAACAGGCCGACGAGCGTCTTCGTTCCGCCGACATCCGCGGCGAGCAGCATGGCCCCGGATCATACTTGGCGCTGCGGAGCGAGGGAAATGGCGGACACGGCGATGGAACAGGGACAGGCGGCGATCGCGAACGTGGGCTTCATCGGCCTCGGCATCATGGGCGGGCCGATGGCGCGCAACCTGATCAAAGCCGGCTTCTCGCTCGTCGTGCACAGCCGGACGCGAGCATCGGCCGAAGCGCTGGCGCCGCTGGGTGCCACGCTGGCCGGCAGCCCCGCCGAAGTGGCGCGCCGCGCCGACATGGTCGTGACGATGGTGCCGGACTCGCCGGACGTCGAGCTCGTCGCCGACGGCCCCGACGGCATCTTCACCGGCGCGAGGCCAGGGCTCATCGTCGCGGACATGTCCACCATCTCGCCGGCGGTCACGAGAGACCTGGCAGGGCGGGCGGCGGCGGCCGGCTGCCACTGGCTCGACGCGCCCGTCTCTGGCGGCGAGCTCGGCGCCATCAACGGCACCCTGACGATCATGATCGGCGGCGAGTCTTCCGCGGTCGAGCGCGCGCGGCCGGTGTTCCGCGCGATGGGGTCGCGCGTCACCCACATTGGGCCGTCGGGCCACGGGCAGACCGCCAAGCTGTGCAATCAGATCCTCGCCGCGGTGAACCTGCTCGCCGCGTGCGAAGCGCTCGTCCTCGGCGCGAAGGCCGGCCTCGATCTGGAGAAGCTGCACGAGGCGCTCACGGGCGGCGCGGCGAACAGTTGGGCGTTCCAGCATCTCGGCGCGAAGATTCTGGCCCGCGACTTCGCGCCGGCCTTCAAGGTCCGGCTGCAGCAGAAGGATCTGCGGCTCGTCAGCGAGACCGCGCGCGAGCTGAACGTGCCGACGTTCGCCGCCGAGCTGGTCCAGCAGCTCCTCCGCGCGCTCGAGGTGCGCGGCGAGAGCGAGCAGGGCACGCAGTCGCTCGTGACGCTGCTCGAGCAGCTCGCCGGAACCAGCGTGGCCGCCGGCCGACGGAGCGCGGACGCTTGACATCCCAGGCGCGCCGATTCATCGTGGCCACCGGCGCCGGTTCGATGCGATCGACGGATCGTCCTTTCAGCGGCTGGCACGTCGTGGTGCTCGGGCGCCTGCGCCTGCTCTCCCGGCGCGACGTCCGGGCCATCGTGGAACGGCTCGGCGGCACGTTCGCCTCGGCGGTGACGCCGCGTACGAGCGTCGTCGTGCGTGCCGGCGACGAGGTCGACGTGCCGGCCCATGTCCCGCGGGTGCTGACCGAGGACGAGTTCTGCCTCGAGGCGGGGCTGCCCGACGTCGAGACGCTTCGCGGGCAGTACCACTCGGTCCGCGAGCTGCGCAGCCGGCATCCGTCGCTGACCGACGATCACCTTCGCTACCTCGAGCGTTGGGGGCTGATCCGGCCGGTGGCCGGCCGGTACGCGTTCTCGGATCTGACGGTGATACGGCAGGCCGCGGCCGAGATCGCGCGCGGCACGCCGCTGCAAGCATGGCTGCGCGCGATCGCGGCCGAGC encodes:
- a CDS encoding phosphatidate cytidylyltransferase codes for the protein MTRVASALVLGAVVGLTLWVLPPWATAVLACAAAVVAGLEIAGLSARAEAAVPAAFLSTGAAALLLAVAATSRHAPAADAPVAVLLALVVGGGAVALTLGPPSHATLTRAAVLVMAPVYVGAPLGALVWVQWAMGPAATTWLVATLAASDITQYYVGRRFGRTRLAPAVSPAKTNEGAIGGVSAATIAGVVLGPLCVGTSPLMGGLVALVVAMFGIAGDLFESLLKRSAGAKDASALIPGHGGVLDRLDSYLFAAPVFFLFLRYVI
- the glk gene encoding glucokinase, whose protein sequence is MLLAADVGGTKTLVGLFRPGGVRPVALATRVYATQDYSTLSEIVHAFLADVDRPAVQAIAAGVAGPVEGLRATLTNVDWTADLDEISRALGGCPAALLNDLESMAYSVSVLEADELCVLQAGRPAAAGNCALIAAGTGLNASHIPRVNGRLVPSASESGHADFAARTRRELELVEHLTREYGRAEVEAVLSGPGIVNLFQFTHASDRAKSACPVVAADLGARAQGEERDRAADVTAAALERTCHWCEEALGMFVSAYGAETGNVALRALAIGGIYIGGGIAPKILPALEAGSFMEAFLAKGPMTPLLQDVPVKVVLNAGAGLIGASVKAAALLER
- the rseP gene encoding RIP metalloprotease RseP, whose translation is MTTLLSFLFVLGVLVFVHELGHFLVARWHGVRVLAFSLGFGPKIAKVVRGGTEYCISLVPLGGYVKLAGENAEEHQAPAPDEFMAKSKWVRFQVYVAGPIMNIALALILGTFVLSQGADEPLYKSAPPVVGTVVADSPAARAGLEAGDLVVSIDGKPASTWDDVELAVLPRAGRELAIVAQRGGERLQVTLTAAARGEFEAGDIGIRPVLRPQITQVNPDSPAEKGGLRPGDVLVALNGEPALLREATIERIRSSANTPLVLTVEREGTRHDATVVPQGAPGAALIGVSISAFEVRRIDPTLAQAVRLSLEQNWEHTRLIGSTLRGLFTRDTPVRQLMGPVGIAQLSGTAAEVGWTALFGLMAMISLNLGLLNLMPVPVLDGGHIAILAVEGLARRDLSPRVKERILMTGASLVVLLMVTVIYNDIARLFR
- a CDS encoding orotate phosphoribosyltransferase, with amino-acid sequence MHHDQVLSVFRDSGALLEGHFKLTSGLHSSGYLQCALVLQHPAHAERLGAALAAHFDGASATAVLSPALGGLIIGHEIARALGVRALFAERVDGKLALRRGFTLSSSDRVLVVEDVVTTGGSTRETIAVAEAAGAAVVGAGSIVDRSGGQSALGVRHVSLLTLTLPTYEPAICPLCAAGTPAVKPGSRT
- a CDS encoding NAD(P)-dependent oxidoreductase translates to MEQGQAAIANVGFIGLGIMGGPMARNLIKAGFSLVVHSRTRASAEALAPLGATLAGSPAEVARRADMVVTMVPDSPDVELVADGPDGIFTGARPGLIVADMSTISPAVTRDLAGRAAAAGCHWLDAPVSGGELGAINGTLTIMIGGESSAVERARPVFRAMGSRVTHIGPSGHGQTAKLCNQILAAVNLLAACEALVLGAKAGLDLEKLHEALTGGAANSWAFQHLGAKILARDFAPAFKVRLQQKDLRLVSETARELNVPTFAAELVQQLLRALEVRGESEQGTQSLVTLLEQLAGTSVAAGRRSADA
- a CDS encoding isoprenyl transferase — translated: MIAAVSPGSKEEALLRRLDFDRLPRHIAIIMDGNGRWAESRHLPRVEGHRAGIDAVRSTVETSARLGIAVLTLYAFSVENWKRPDTEISALMSLLKQYLRLELRTLLRNNIRFHVIGQRDRLDPDVRDELADAEARTAGNTGMLFNIALSYGGRAEIVDAARRAIRDGIDPDALDEAAFSARLYTAGQPDPDLLIRTSGEMRVSNFLLWQIAYAEIWVTDALWPDFRTQHLLAAVLDYQKRDRRYGAIPPAVGAGKQ
- a CDS encoding 1-deoxy-D-xylulose-5-phosphate reductoisomerase, producing MKRIAILGSTGSIGQSALAVVAAHPDRLQVVTLAAGENASLLAEQAAAFRPAALGVATEAALVDLEERLAPDSGVEILPPGREGLIAAATHPDVDLVLCASSGTAGLEAALAAIEAGKALALANKEVLVMAGAVMVQAALRRGVAILPVDSEHNAIHQCLDGRNLSDVRRLILTASGGPFRTLPTSALARVTFEDALRHPTWRMGRKITIDSATLMNKGLEVIEARWLFGTPARAIDVVVHPQSVVHSMVEFRDGSVLAQLGVTDMRLPIQYAFSYPERWSAPLPPLDLTRLGALEFAPPDLDRFPCLRLAYAALEHGGVAPVVLNAANEMAVEAFLAGGISFPMIPAVIERALDAAGRQTGELRSIAEIREADAWAREYSAETISTLPSS
- the truA gene encoding tRNA pseudouridine(38-40) synthase TruA, which gives rise to MRTLKLTVAYDGTNYVGWQRQVNGISVQQMIEDAFAPLAGTTPGPGVAGAGRTDAGVHAAAQVASVNVDFDHPADAVLRALNVRLPPDIRVMSVEEAPLGFHARFHARGKAYRYRVVTTSILSPFDRLFVSHAPGTRDVDAMREGARLLVGRHDFASFQARGSAPQHTVRDIERLDVDARPDEIVFDITGNGFLRHMARTLVGTLMEVGEGLRPPASMRAVLAARDRRAAGRTMPASGLTLMAVRYR